A section of the Agarivorans litoreus genome encodes:
- a CDS encoding D-hexose-6-phosphate mutarotase: MILEKLKLTVIKQIDNAVFEVSNPEGMVFYWVDHPNAKALIAQQGAHLVSYRPNPGEETLWLSDDSLFTQGKAIRGGIPICWPRFGNLGDNSLPKHGFARTSLWSLDETNTSEDSCSIRLSLKHSATPGIALTCLFTFTNNLCVDLITKNNSENSFEFTGALHSYFITDVKKLHIGSLGKQYFDALSQKVVVESAGFKLSEETDRIYLQSADSNVITNGERSLNIHHSGNDSVVVWNPGEQLTNQMDDVSDYHQFICVETAITQSPVCLPPQRSHCLQQIIS, encoded by the coding sequence ATGATCTTAGAAAAGCTTAAGCTAACGGTTATTAAGCAGATAGATAACGCGGTGTTTGAAGTTAGCAACCCCGAAGGGATGGTGTTTTATTGGGTTGATCATCCCAATGCTAAAGCACTCATTGCTCAGCAAGGCGCTCACCTTGTCTCATACCGCCCTAACCCAGGTGAAGAAACCCTTTGGTTAAGTGATGATAGTCTGTTTACCCAAGGGAAAGCCATTAGAGGCGGAATACCCATCTGTTGGCCACGCTTTGGTAACCTAGGCGATAACAGTCTTCCGAAACACGGCTTTGCTAGAACAAGCCTTTGGTCTTTAGATGAAACCAATACCAGTGAGGATAGCTGCTCAATTCGTTTGAGTTTAAAGCACAGCGCTACACCGGGCATTGCATTAACTTGCTTGTTTACCTTTACTAACAATCTTTGTGTAGACTTAATCACCAAGAACAATAGTGAAAATAGCTTTGAATTCACAGGTGCCTTGCACAGCTATTTCATTACTGATGTAAAAAAACTACACATCGGATCACTTGGGAAACAATATTTTGATGCTCTTAGCCAAAAAGTTGTGGTTGAATCAGCTGGTTTTAAGCTTAGTGAAGAAACCGACCGTATCTATCTACAGTCAGCAGATAGCAATGTAATCACTAATGGTGAACGTTCATTAAACATTCACCATAGTGGTAATGACAGCGTAGTTGTTTGGAACCCAGGCGAACAATTAACCAACCAAATGGATGATGTTAGCGACTATCACCAGTTTATTTGTGTTGAAACGGCCATTACTCAATCACCAGTTTGTTTGCCACCTCAGCGCTCTCACTGTCTACAACAAATTATTTCTTAA
- the ybgF gene encoding tol-pal system protein YbgF, protein MKLNMITATSVAVLFSASINAAAPVEDAGASSAPNNSVALSSSNLTMEQRIERLERMLQARNQVQLDLQNQVEDMSDSMSTMVGQLEQSNYQIEQLIERQREIYQELDRRFAQLQASPITAKAATEAAPVAAGEDQAYDAAVALVMQDKDYDAAIPAFQSFIKDYPKSGYAPNAHYWLGQLQYTRGQRDQASEQFNKVVNDYPDSNKVAESLLKLGIIAQFQNNNAEAKSLFTRVVKEHPNTAAAGLAQTRLAKL, encoded by the coding sequence ATGAAACTTAATATGATTACGGCTACTTCTGTAGCCGTTTTATTTTCAGCTAGCATCAATGCAGCTGCGCCAGTAGAAGATGCAGGTGCAAGCTCCGCCCCTAACAACTCTGTGGCGTTGTCTTCAAGTAATCTTACTATGGAGCAGCGTATAGAACGTTTAGAACGTATGTTACAGGCGCGTAATCAGGTTCAATTAGATTTGCAAAATCAAGTTGAAGATATGTCTGATAGTATGTCGACAATGGTAGGGCAGTTAGAGCAAAGTAATTATCAGATAGAGCAGTTGATCGAGCGTCAGCGTGAAATCTACCAAGAGTTAGATCGTCGTTTTGCCCAATTACAAGCTTCACCAATTACTGCTAAAGCCGCCACTGAGGCCGCTCCTGTTGCAGCGGGAGAAGACCAAGCTTACGATGCGGCCGTTGCATTAGTGATGCAAGATAAAGACTACGATGCAGCTATTCCTGCATTTCAAAGCTTCATCAAGGATTATCCAAAATCTGGTTACGCGCCAAATGCGCATTATTGGCTAGGCCAGCTACAATATACTCGTGGGCAGCGTGATCAGGCGTCTGAGCAGTTTAATAAAGTTGTTAACGATTATCCCGATTCTAATAAGGTGGCTGAGTCATTGTTAAAATTAGGTATCATTGCCCAATTTCAAAATAACAATGCTGAAGCAAAATCGCTGTTTACTCGGGTAGTTAAAGAGCATCCAAACACTGCCGCCGCTGGCTTGGCGCAAACGCGTTTAGCGAAGTTGTAG
- the malQ gene encoding 4-alpha-glucanotransferase encodes MSDQIIEQLVKLRGIETSYVDAWGNPAQVVPESKSKLLKALGYPVDDAEQLAQRYEEDVLNYWQKVMPVVKVVRVASEYPLEIRVPIELANKAFTWKLKTEQGEEFKGQITPVEGELIETHTVNDVEYQAYIVNLNLDLPIGYHSLSVSLKGGRKVLAETRYIVAPKAAYIQPQIANGKKVWGPSVQLYCLRTETNWGIGDFSDLQVLVKNIAERGGDFVGLNPIHSLYPANPEAASPYSPSSRRWLNIVYIDVEAITEFADSDAAALVASGAFQNRLEQLRSSEWVDYTGVTEAKLEALKLVFKQFQTIQKGRTKRANEFRTFVKEGGESLQAQATYDALQAHLYDSIGNAWGWPAWPDEYKEYHLPAVAEWVKANQEAVDFYLWLQWIADEQLAAVDAVAKESGMVMGLYRDLAVGVSEGSVEIWANGDLYSLDASVGAPPDILGPLGQKWGLPPMDPAVLEEQQYQPMVDLFRSNMRSCGSLRIDHAMALLRLWLVPVEDSADKGAYLYYPIQDLLGILALESHRNQCLIIGEDLGTVPDGIFEVLQENGVHSYRIFFFEQAEDGGFISPAHYPEQAMSAVTTHDMPTLRGFWHCDDLALGRELGIYPDEEVLQSLYQDRHENKQKLLDTLHGHQSIPDYISRDVNWVGMDKGLNYGIQVHMAKGSCNLLSVQLEDWMEMDKPVNVPGTSSEYPNWRRKLTWNLSDLFNNHDVQHLMHSLTDARNKASK; translated from the coding sequence ATGTCAGATCAAATCATTGAACAGTTGGTTAAGCTTCGCGGCATTGAAACCAGCTATGTAGATGCTTGGGGTAATCCGGCGCAAGTCGTACCTGAAAGCAAATCAAAACTGTTAAAAGCGCTTGGCTACCCTGTAGACGATGCAGAGCAACTAGCACAGCGTTATGAAGAGGACGTACTAAACTATTGGCAAAAAGTTATGCCGGTAGTAAAAGTGGTACGTGTAGCTTCTGAATATCCATTAGAGATCCGTGTTCCTATCGAGTTAGCTAATAAAGCGTTCACTTGGAAGTTGAAGACTGAGCAAGGTGAAGAGTTTAAAGGACAAATTACTCCTGTAGAGGGAGAGTTGATAGAAACTCACACTGTTAATGATGTTGAATACCAAGCTTACATCGTTAACTTAAACTTGGATTTACCTATTGGTTATCACTCTTTAAGTGTCTCTCTTAAAGGTGGTCGTAAGGTTCTGGCTGAAACTCGCTACATTGTTGCTCCCAAAGCCGCTTACATTCAGCCTCAAATTGCTAATGGCAAAAAAGTATGGGGCCCAAGTGTACAGTTATATTGTTTACGTACAGAGACTAACTGGGGTATCGGCGACTTCTCAGATTTACAGGTATTAGTTAAAAACATTGCTGAGCGTGGCGGTGATTTTGTCGGTCTAAACCCGATTCACTCGCTATACCCAGCTAACCCAGAAGCCGCCAGCCCTTATAGTCCATCCTCGCGTCGTTGGTTGAATATTGTTTATATCGACGTAGAAGCTATCACAGAATTTGCCGATTCAGATGCTGCAGCCCTAGTGGCTAGCGGTGCTTTCCAAAACCGTTTGGAACAGTTACGCAGCAGCGAGTGGGTAGACTACACCGGTGTAACGGAAGCAAAACTCGAAGCACTTAAGCTTGTTTTCAAGCAGTTCCAAACTATTCAGAAGGGTCGTACTAAGCGAGCTAATGAATTCCGCACTTTCGTTAAAGAAGGTGGCGAAAGCTTACAAGCTCAAGCTACTTATGATGCGCTACAAGCACATTTATACGACAGTATTGGTAATGCTTGGGGTTGGCCAGCGTGGCCAGACGAGTACAAAGAATACCACCTACCAGCAGTAGCTGAGTGGGTAAAAGCTAACCAAGAAGCTGTAGATTTCTACTTATGGCTACAGTGGATTGCCGATGAGCAATTAGCTGCTGTAGATGCGGTTGCTAAAGAGTCGGGCATGGTCATGGGCTTATACCGTGATTTAGCTGTGGGTGTGAGTGAAGGTAGTGTTGAGATATGGGCAAATGGCGATTTGTACTCTCTTGACGCAAGTGTTGGTGCTCCGCCAGATATTCTTGGCCCACTAGGTCAGAAGTGGGGCTTGCCTCCAATGGATCCAGCTGTGCTAGAAGAGCAACAATATCAGCCAATGGTTGATTTATTCCGTTCTAATATGCGCTCATGTGGTTCTTTGCGTATCGACCATGCAATGGCTCTATTGCGCTTATGGCTAGTTCCTGTTGAAGATTCAGCAGATAAAGGTGCTTACCTTTACTACCCAATTCAAGACTTGCTAGGTATTCTGGCACTTGAAAGTCATCGCAACCAGTGTTTAATCATTGGCGAAGACTTAGGTACTGTTCCTGATGGCATCTTTGAAGTTCTACAAGAAAACGGTGTTCACTCTTACCGTATTTTCTTCTTTGAGCAAGCAGAAGATGGTGGCTTTATTTCACCGGCGCATTACCCAGAGCAGGCAATGTCTGCGGTAACTACTCACGATATGCCAACCTTACGCGGTTTCTGGCATTGTGATGATTTAGCCTTAGGTCGCGAGCTAGGCATTTACCCTGACGAAGAAGTGCTACAAAGTCTTTACCAAGATCGTCATGAGAACAAGCAAAAGCTGTTAGATACCTTGCACGGTCACCAAAGCATTCCTGATTACATTTCTCGAGATGTAAACTGGGTGGGCATGGACAAAGGTTTGAACTACGGTATACAAGTTCACATGGCAAAGGGCAGCTGTAACTTACTATCTGTTCAGTTAGAAGATTGGATGGAGATGGATAAGCCAGTCAATGTACCGGGTACTTCAAGCGAATACCCAAACTGGCGCCGTAAGTTAACTTGGAATTTAAGTGACTTGTTTAACAATCATGATGTTCAACACTTAATGCACTCATTAACAGACGCTCGTAACAAAGCTAGCAAGTAA
- the glgB gene encoding 1,4-alpha-glucan branching protein GlgB — MKQSLSSQVSKLVQQLSSVRLSEPFNALGLNVKAKGKGLVLRAWQPDAKAIAVMSLNGEVLGAMGQLSPQGLFELEFDTEEHFAYQLEVEYADSKLTVVDPYQFTDQAYEGLATMTHAPQNLYQVLGAQVKTIEVDGVQVKGVRFGVYAPSASSVSLIGDFNHWDGRRLPMQRSLDGHWVLFVPGLDSGTKYKYELKDRHGHSLPHKTDPVGFSSEQYPSFASVVWDHDQYQWNDEEWIRSQNNDKRHQPMSIYEVHLGSWRRKVEATGNNYLSYRELAVELVQYVKEMGYTHIEVLPISEFPFDGSWGYQPIGLFAPTSRFGNPDDFKFLVDQCHQNGIGVIVDWVPAHFPSDSHGLAQFDGTHLYEYEDPRRGWHNDWNSYIYDFGRDTVRQFLVASALIWLDKFHVDGLRVDAVASMLYWDYSREEGEWVPNVDGGNHNYEAISLLKWFNEEVYRQYPHAMTIAEESTAFSGVSRPTFTGGLGFGFKWNMGWMHDSLTYMQKDPAFRKYHHNEITFAMVYNYDENFVLPISHDEVVHGKGSLLGKMPGDEWQQAANLRAYTAFMYAHPGKKLNFMGNEIAQASEWNHDSSLEWNVLEYPKHKGQQELVKQLNKVYREHPAMYEGDYDTQGFEWIDHDDWEKSVLVFQRNALNSQQKVIVVCNFTPVPRDNYRLAVPEKGRYRIILNSDSEMYWGGNYDAGTEFQSESVASHGRENSVILNLPPLSTLYLIKVD; from the coding sequence ATGAAACAATCTTTGTCTTCTCAGGTTTCTAAATTAGTTCAACAATTGTCCAGCGTGCGTTTAAGTGAGCCATTTAATGCTCTTGGTTTAAACGTAAAAGCCAAAGGTAAAGGCTTGGTATTAAGGGCTTGGCAACCTGATGCAAAAGCGATAGCTGTGATGTCGCTAAATGGCGAAGTTTTGGGAGCAATGGGCCAGTTATCTCCGCAAGGCCTTTTTGAATTAGAGTTTGATACTGAAGAGCACTTTGCTTACCAGTTAGAAGTTGAATACGCCGACAGCAAACTAACAGTAGTAGACCCTTATCAATTTACCGACCAAGCTTATGAGGGTTTAGCCACAATGACTCATGCGCCGCAAAACCTTTACCAGGTGTTAGGCGCACAGGTTAAAACTATTGAAGTGGACGGCGTACAAGTAAAAGGGGTGCGGTTTGGTGTGTATGCGCCTAGTGCATCAAGTGTGAGTTTAATTGGTGATTTTAACCACTGGGATGGTCGTCGCTTGCCGATGCAGCGTTCACTAGACGGCCATTGGGTTTTGTTTGTTCCAGGATTGGATTCTGGTACCAAGTACAAGTACGAATTAAAAGATCGTCATGGTCATTCGCTGCCTCATAAAACTGACCCGGTAGGTTTTAGCTCTGAGCAGTACCCGTCATTTGCCTCAGTGGTTTGGGACCATGACCAATATCAGTGGAATGACGAAGAGTGGATACGTTCTCAAAATAACGATAAGCGTCACCAACCAATGAGCATATATGAAGTGCATCTTGGTTCTTGGCGTCGCAAAGTTGAGGCCACCGGCAACAACTATTTGAGCTATCGTGAACTAGCTGTTGAGTTGGTCCAGTATGTCAAAGAAATGGGTTACACCCACATTGAAGTATTGCCTATTTCCGAGTTTCCCTTTGATGGATCTTGGGGTTACCAGCCTATCGGTTTGTTCGCGCCAACCAGCAGATTTGGTAACCCAGATGACTTTAAATTTTTAGTCGATCAATGCCACCAAAATGGTATCGGCGTTATTGTTGATTGGGTTCCTGCGCACTTCCCAAGTGATTCTCACGGCTTAGCTCAATTTGATGGTACGCATTTATACGAGTATGAAGATCCGCGCCGTGGGTGGCACAACGATTGGAATTCATACATCTATGACTTTGGCAGAGATACCGTACGCCAATTCTTAGTTGCCAGTGCTCTAATCTGGTTAGATAAATTCCATGTGGATGGCTTACGAGTAGATGCAGTAGCATCGATGCTTTATTGGGATTACTCACGAGAAGAAGGCGAGTGGGTACCAAACGTAGATGGCGGAAATCATAACTACGAAGCTATTAGCTTACTTAAGTGGTTCAACGAAGAAGTTTATCGCCAGTACCCACATGCTATGACCATAGCTGAAGAATCGACGGCATTTTCGGGTGTTTCTCGTCCTACATTTACTGGCGGTTTAGGCTTCGGTTTTAAGTGGAATATGGGGTGGATGCATGACTCTTTAACTTATATGCAAAAAGATCCTGCATTCAGAAAGTATCACCACAACGAAATTACTTTCGCCATGGTATATAACTATGATGAGAACTTTGTATTGCCTATTTCACATGATGAAGTAGTTCACGGTAAGGGCTCATTACTAGGGAAAATGCCAGGTGATGAATGGCAACAAGCCGCTAACCTGCGCGCTTATACCGCATTTATGTACGCGCATCCGGGTAAAAAGCTAAACTTTATGGGTAACGAGATTGCACAAGCTAGTGAGTGGAATCACGATTCTAGCCTTGAGTGGAATGTATTGGAATATCCAAAACATAAAGGGCAGCAGGAGTTAGTTAAACAGCTAAACAAAGTATATCGCGAGCACCCAGCGATGTATGAAGGTGATTATGATACTCAAGGTTTTGAGTGGATTGATCACGACGACTGGGAAAAAAGTGTGTTGGTATTCCAACGTAATGCCCTAAATAGTCAGCAAAAAGTTATTGTTGTATGTAACTTTACTCCAGTTCCTCGTGATAACTATCGTTTGGCTGTGCCAGAAAAAGGCCGCTACCGGATCATTTTGAACTCAGATTCAGAAATGTACTGGGGTGGTAACTATGATGCAGGAACTGAATTCCAATCTGAATCTGTTGCTAGCCATGGTCGTGAAAATTCTGTGATTTTAAACTTGCCACCGCTATCAACATTGTATTTAATCAAAGTAGATTAA
- a CDS encoding GMP reductase, with protein MRVETDIKLGFKDVLIKPKRSTLKSRSQVVLDRKFTFKHTGSQWQGVPVIAANMDTVGTFGLAKALAEHRMMTAVHKHYTIEQWSQFLAGMAADKIKYLMVSCGTSDADFEKTKQILALNSNLQFICVDVANGYSEHFVGYVRKMRETFSDKVIVAGNVVTGEMVEELILSGADIVKVGIGPGSVCTTRVKTGVGYPQLSAIIECADAAHGLGGQIVGDGGCTQAGDVAKAFGGGADFVMLGGMLAAHEENGGEVVEENGNKFMKFYGMSSQTAMDKHTGGVAEYRASEGKTVLLPYKGSVQLTVQDILGGVRSACTYVGASELKELTKRTTFIRVQEQENQVFGITKV; from the coding sequence ATGAGAGTTGAAACAGATATAAAGCTGGGTTTTAAAGACGTTTTAATCAAGCCTAAGCGTTCTACCTTGAAGAGCCGTTCTCAGGTTGTACTAGATCGGAAGTTTACCTTTAAACATACTGGTAGTCAATGGCAAGGTGTGCCTGTAATTGCTGCTAATATGGATACTGTTGGGACATTTGGTTTAGCAAAAGCATTGGCTGAGCACCGAATGATGACAGCAGTTCATAAACACTACACTATCGAACAGTGGTCGCAGTTTTTAGCCGGTATGGCGGCCGACAAAATTAAGTATCTGATGGTGAGTTGTGGTACTTCAGACGCAGACTTTGAAAAAACCAAGCAGATTTTGGCGCTGAATAGTAACTTACAATTCATTTGTGTAGATGTTGCTAATGGCTATTCAGAACACTTTGTTGGTTATGTACGAAAAATGCGCGAAACCTTTTCTGATAAAGTTATCGTTGCGGGTAACGTGGTTACTGGTGAAATGGTTGAAGAGCTCATTCTTAGTGGTGCAGACATCGTTAAAGTAGGTATTGGCCCAGGTAGTGTATGTACAACACGCGTTAAAACTGGTGTAGGCTACCCGCAATTATCAGCTATTATCGAATGTGCAGATGCTGCTCATGGCCTAGGTGGTCAAATTGTTGGTGATGGCGGTTGTACGCAGGCTGGTGATGTCGCTAAAGCATTTGGCGGTGGAGCTGACTTTGTAATGCTCGGCGGCATGTTAGCAGCGCACGAAGAAAATGGCGGCGAAGTTGTAGAAGAAAATGGTAATAAGTTCATGAAATTCTATGGAATGAGCTCTCAAACAGCTATGGACAAACACACTGGTGGTGTAGCCGAATATCGTGCTTCTGAAGGCAAAACTGTGCTGCTACCTTATAAAGGCAGTGTACAGCTTACGGTTCAGGATATTCTTGGTGGTGTTCGTTCTGCATGTACTTACGTGGGTGCGTCTGAACTTAAAGAACTGACTAAACGTACCACTTTCATCCGTGTACAAGAGCAAGAGAACCAAGTGTTTGGCATTACTAAAGTGTAA
- the nadA gene encoding quinolinate synthase NadA, whose protein sequence is MQQLEYFNESIYPFPPKPAPLNAEQRAAHKERIKQLLIEQDAVLVAHYYTDPEIQALAEETGGCVADSLEMARFGNNHPAKTLLVAGVRFMGETAKILTPEKKVIMPTLEATCSLDLGCPEKEFAEFCDAHPDYTVVVYANTSAAVKARADWVVTSSIAVDVVEHLDAEGHKIIWAPDKHLGGYVARQTGADMLLWQGACIVHDEFKAKALKQLKQQYPDAAVLVHPESPESVVEIADAVGSTSQLIAAAKSLPNQKLIVATDKGIFYKMQQACPDKEMIEAPTGGNGATCRSCAHCPWMAMNGLKAIEEALIDASGKEVFVDEALIDKALVPLNRMLGFAKTNQIKVKGNA, encoded by the coding sequence ATGCAACAGCTCGAATATTTTAACGAATCAATTTACCCATTTCCTCCTAAGCCTGCTCCACTTAATGCCGAGCAGCGCGCAGCGCATAAAGAACGCATTAAGCAGTTGCTTATAGAGCAGGACGCGGTGTTGGTTGCTCATTATTATACAGATCCTGAGATCCAAGCTTTGGCCGAAGAAACTGGCGGCTGTGTTGCCGATTCTTTAGAGATGGCTCGTTTTGGTAACAACCACCCAGCTAAAACGCTGCTAGTGGCTGGCGTGCGTTTTATGGGCGAAACGGCCAAAATCCTAACACCAGAAAAAAAAGTAATCATGCCAACTCTGGAGGCAACTTGTTCACTAGATTTAGGCTGTCCTGAAAAAGAGTTTGCGGAGTTTTGTGATGCTCATCCAGACTACACTGTAGTGGTATACGCCAATACCTCTGCTGCTGTTAAGGCGCGAGCCGATTGGGTGGTTACCTCTAGCATTGCGGTAGACGTGGTTGAGCACCTAGACGCTGAGGGGCACAAAATTATTTGGGCTCCGGATAAACACTTAGGTGGTTATGTAGCGAGGCAAACAGGTGCCGATATGTTGTTGTGGCAGGGTGCTTGTATCGTTCATGATGAGTTTAAAGCGAAAGCCTTGAAGCAACTTAAGCAGCAATACCCTGATGCTGCAGTGTTGGTTCATCCTGAGTCGCCAGAAAGCGTTGTAGAAATCGCTGATGCAGTGGGTTCAACCAGCCAGTTGATTGCCGCGGCAAAATCTTTACCAAACCAGAAGCTTATTGTTGCTACCGATAAAGGTATCTTCTATAAGATGCAGCAAGCTTGTCCGGATAAAGAAATGATTGAAGCGCCAACGGGTGGTAATGGCGCCACTTGTCGTTCTTGCGCACACTGCCCATGGATGGCCATGAACGGCTTGAAGGCAATAGAAGAGGCATTAATTGATGCTAGCGGCAAAGAAGTATTTGTTGATGAAGCCTTAATCGATAAGGCTTTAGTACCGCTAAATCGAATGCTAGGTTTTGCCAAGACTAACCAAATAAAGGTTAAGGGTAACGCCTAA
- the gap gene encoding type I glyceraldehyde-3-phosphate dehydrogenase → MTIKVGINGFGRIGRFVFRASVERSDIEVVGINDLIDVEYMAYMLKYDSTHGRFNGSVEVVDGNLVVNGNVVRVTAERNPEDLKWGEIGVDVVAEATGIFLTDETARKHITAGAKKVVLTGPSKDATPMFVMGVNQESYAGQDIVSNASCTTNCLAPIAKVLNDKWGIESGLMTTVHATTATQKTVDGPSAKDWRGGRGASQNIIPSSTGAAKAVGVVLPELNGKLTGMAFRVPTANVSVVDLTVNLKEAASYEEICAAMKAASEGEMAGVLGYTEDQVVSQDFIGETQTSVFDAKAGVALTDKFVKVVSWYDNEIGYSNKVLDLIAHISK, encoded by the coding sequence ATGACAATTAAAGTTGGTATTAACGGTTTTGGCCGTATTGGACGTTTCGTATTCCGTGCTTCTGTTGAGCGCAGCGACATTGAAGTAGTAGGCATCAACGACTTAATCGACGTTGAATACATGGCTTACATGCTTAAGTATGACTCAACTCACGGTCGCTTCAACGGCAGCGTAGAAGTAGTTGACGGTAACTTAGTAGTAAACGGCAACGTTGTTCGCGTAACTGCAGAGCGCAACCCTGAAGATCTAAAATGGGGTGAAATTGGTGTTGATGTAGTTGCTGAAGCAACTGGTATCTTCCTAACTGACGAGACCGCTCGTAAGCACATCACTGCTGGCGCGAAGAAAGTAGTTCTAACTGGTCCTTCTAAAGACGCTACTCCTATGTTCGTAATGGGCGTAAACCAAGAGTCTTACGCTGGTCAAGACATCGTTTCTAACGCTTCTTGTACTACTAACTGTTTAGCGCCTATTGCTAAAGTTCTAAACGACAAGTGGGGCATTGAATCTGGTCTTATGACTACTGTTCACGCTACTACTGCTACTCAGAAAACTGTTGACGGTCCTTCTGCTAAAGACTGGCGCGGTGGTCGTGGTGCTTCTCAAAACATCATCCCGTCTTCAACTGGTGCAGCTAAAGCTGTAGGTGTTGTACTTCCTGAGCTAAACGGCAAACTAACTGGTATGGCTTTCCGCGTGCCTACTGCTAACGTTTCTGTAGTTGACCTAACAGTTAACCTAAAAGAAGCTGCTAGCTACGAAGAAATCTGTGCTGCTATGAAAGCTGCTTCTGAAGGCGAAATGGCTGGCGTACTTGGTTACACTGAAGACCAAGTTGTTTCTCAAGATTTCATCGGCGAAACTCAAACTTCTGTATTCGATGCAAAAGCTGGTGTAGCTCTAACTGACAAATTCGTTAAAGTTGTATCTTGGTACGACAACGAAATCGGTTACTCAAACAAAGTTCTAGACCTAATCGCTCACATCTCTAAATAA
- the pal gene encoding peptidoglycan-associated lipoprotein Pal — protein sequence MQFERVVKTVFLGLAFAGLAACSSNNTSDSDVSEQDKAGGVVVEDSTTGEGQTNNGVEVGAVDPVLSAEEEERQKAAELRQSQVVYFEFDRSDIRDEFAEILEAHASYLRDNPSVTVLIEGHTDEKGTPEYNIALGERRGKAVSKYLQSLGVLASQISIVSYGEEKPVDNSHTDAAMAKNRRAVLVY from the coding sequence ATGCAATTCGAAAGAGTAGTAAAAACCGTATTTTTAGGACTAGCGTTTGCAGGCTTAGCGGCTTGTAGTTCAAACAACACCAGCGATAGTGATGTGAGCGAGCAAGATAAAGCAGGTGGTGTTGTTGTTGAAGATAGCACCACTGGTGAAGGCCAAACAAATAATGGTGTTGAAGTGGGTGCCGTTGACCCAGTACTAAGTGCTGAAGAAGAAGAGCGTCAAAAAGCGGCTGAACTTCGTCAAAGCCAAGTGGTATATTTTGAATTTGACCGTTCAGACATTCGTGATGAGTTTGCAGAAATATTAGAAGCGCATGCGAGTTACTTACGTGACAACCCATCAGTTACAGTACTAATCGAAGGCCATACCGATGAAAAAGGCACGCCTGAGTACAACATCGCTTTGGGCGAACGACGTGGCAAAGCGGTATCAAAGTACCTTCAAAGTTTAGGTGTGTTGGCGTCGCAGATTTCTATTGTTAGCTACGGTGAAGAAAAGCCAGTAGATAACTCTCATACCGACGCAGCTATGGCTAAGAATCGTCGTGCTGTGTTAGTTTATTAA